A genome region from Chengkuizengella sp. SCS-71B includes the following:
- the lysS gene encoding lysine--tRNA ligase, translating into MSQELELNELLQIRRNKLDELRNLGIDPFGGKFERTHTANEIISDYSEFTKEDLQEKKAEVIIAGRIMQKRGMGKAGFAHIQDISGKIQIYVRKDTVEENQFEAYKMLDIGDIVGVKGFVFKTKTGEISVKATEVTVLSKSLYPLPEKFHGLKDVELRYRQRYVDLIMNQDVQETFILRSKIIQSMREYLNQQSFLEVETPTLHTIAGGAAARPFITHHNALDMQLYMRIAIELHLKRLIVGGLEKVYEIGRVYRNEGISTRHNPEFTMLELYEAYANFEDIMQLTEEMIGHIAEQVLGNKVVDYQGVKVDLGAPWKRISMVDAIKDVMGVDFSVQMTDEEAHQLAKKHNVKVDPTMAYGHIVNEFFETFVEETLIQPTFIYGHPVEISPLAKKNEADPRFTDRFELFIVAREHANAFTELNDPIDQRERFESQIKEREQGNDEAHMMDDDFIRALEYGMPPTGGLGIGMDRLVMLLTDSPSIRDVLLFPTMKEK; encoded by the coding sequence GTGAGCCAAGAATTAGAACTAAATGAGTTGTTACAAATACGCCGGAATAAGTTAGATGAACTTAGAAATTTAGGAATAGATCCATTTGGTGGTAAGTTTGAACGTACACATACAGCCAATGAAATTATTTCTGATTATTCCGAGTTTACAAAAGAAGATTTGCAAGAGAAAAAAGCGGAAGTCATTATTGCAGGTCGTATTATGCAAAAAAGAGGTATGGGTAAAGCTGGTTTTGCTCATATTCAGGATATTTCTGGTAAGATTCAGATTTATGTTCGTAAAGATACAGTTGAGGAAAATCAATTTGAAGCTTACAAGATGTTGGATATTGGAGACATTGTTGGGGTGAAAGGGTTTGTTTTTAAAACAAAAACAGGAGAGATCTCTGTTAAGGCAACGGAAGTTACAGTTCTTTCTAAATCTTTATACCCATTACCTGAAAAGTTTCATGGGCTTAAAGATGTAGAACTGAGATATCGTCAAAGATATGTAGATCTAATTATGAATCAGGATGTACAAGAAACATTTATCCTTCGTTCAAAAATCATTCAATCTATGCGTGAATATTTAAACCAACAATCTTTCTTAGAAGTAGAGACTCCAACACTTCATACTATTGCAGGAGGTGCAGCTGCACGCCCGTTTATTACTCATCATAATGCATTGGACATGCAATTATATATGAGAATTGCAATTGAATTGCATCTTAAAAGATTAATTGTAGGTGGGTTGGAGAAAGTTTACGAAATAGGACGAGTATACCGAAATGAAGGAATATCTACACGTCATAACCCAGAGTTCACTATGTTGGAGCTTTACGAAGCTTATGCAAACTTCGAAGATATCATGCAATTAACAGAGGAAATGATCGGGCATATAGCTGAACAAGTTTTAGGTAATAAAGTAGTTGACTATCAGGGAGTTAAAGTTGATCTAGGTGCTCCATGGAAAAGAATTTCAATGGTAGATGCGATTAAAGATGTAATGGGTGTAGATTTCAGTGTCCAGATGACGGATGAGGAAGCACATCAGCTTGCCAAAAAGCACAATGTTAAAGTAGATCCTACGATGGCATATGGACATATTGTGAATGAATTCTTTGAAACGTTTGTTGAAGAGACGTTGATTCAACCTACATTTATTTATGGACACCCTGTAGAAATTTCACCATTAGCTAAAAAGAATGAAGCGGATCCTAGATTTACAGATCGTTTTGAATTGTTTATCGTTGCTAGAGAACATGCGAATGCTTTTACTGAGTTAAACGATCCAATAGATCAAAGGGAAAGATTTGAGTCTCAAATAAAAGAACGTGAGCAAGGAAATGACGAAGCTCATATGATGGATGATGATTTTATAAGAGCTTTAGAATATGGAATGCCGCCTACAGGTGGGTTAGGAATTGGAATGGATCGACTTGTTATGTTATTAACTGATTCACCATCTATACGTGACGTATTATTATTTCCAACGATGAAAGAAAAATAG
- the greA gene encoding transcription elongation factor GreA, protein MSDKEVILTPEGLKKLEDELENLKSVKRREVAERIKVAIGYGDISENSEYEDAKNEQAFIEGRVITLEKMLRNARIINNDDVGTDKVNIGSRVVLKDVEYGDEVEYAIVGTAESDPSQNKISNESPVGKAILGKEKGSVVDVNVPAGVIQYKIIDIMK, encoded by the coding sequence ATGTCTGATAAAGAAGTAATTCTTACCCCAGAGGGTTTAAAAAAGCTAGAGGATGAATTGGAAAATTTAAAATCCGTAAAACGTAGAGAGGTTGCGGAAAGAATTAAGGTAGCTATCGGATACGGAGACATTAGTGAGAACTCTGAATATGAAGATGCTAAAAATGAGCAAGCATTTATTGAAGGGCGAGTAATTACACTTGAAAAAATGCTTCGTAATGCACGTATTATTAATAACGATGATGTAGGTACTGATAAAGTAAACATCGGTTCTCGAGTGGTTCTAAAGGACGTTGAGTATGGAGATGAGGTTGAATATGCTATCGTTGGAACGGCAGAATCTGACCCTTCTCAAAATAAAATATCCAATGAAAGCCCTGTAGGGAAAGCGATTCTAGGTAAAGAAAAAGGATCGGTTGTAGATGTAAATGTACCTGCTGGCGTGATACAATATAAAATCATTGATATCATGAAATAG
- the dusB gene encoding tRNA dihydrouridine synthase DusB: MLQIGNIQTKNNVVLAPMAGVCNPAFRLIAKEFGVGLVCAEMVSDKAILHGNERTMQMLFVDDREKPLSLQIFGGDKHSLVEAAKVVDQNTNADIIDINMGCPVPKITKCDAGAKWLLDPSKIEEMVSAVVSAVSKPVTVKMRMGWDDEHIFAVKNAQAVERAGGKAVAVHGRTRQQLYTGKANWDIIKEVKQSVQIPVIGNGDVFTPEDAKHLLDYTGCDGVMIGRAALGNPWMLYRTIHYLTNGELLPEPDVNEKMRIALLHLDRLVDLKGENVAVREMRKHMAWYLKGLRGSAKVKDEIMSETTRDGMKNIFKNFVESQQQKSENVDNNVVIH, from the coding sequence ATGTTGCAAATTGGAAATATCCAAACCAAAAATAATGTCGTGCTAGCTCCTATGGCAGGAGTTTGTAATCCAGCATTTCGATTAATTGCAAAAGAATTTGGTGTTGGATTAGTATGTGCTGAAATGGTAAGTGATAAAGCGATTTTACATGGAAATGAAAGAACGATGCAAATGTTGTTTGTCGATGATAGAGAAAAACCTCTTAGTTTACAAATTTTTGGAGGGGATAAACATTCACTCGTTGAAGCTGCAAAGGTCGTTGATCAAAATACGAATGCTGATATTATAGATATCAACATGGGATGTCCAGTACCTAAAATTACGAAATGTGACGCAGGTGCTAAATGGCTGTTAGATCCATCTAAAATAGAAGAGATGGTTTCTGCTGTTGTATCAGCAGTATCTAAACCAGTTACTGTAAAAATGAGAATGGGATGGGATGATGAACATATATTTGCTGTTAAAAATGCACAAGCTGTGGAGCGTGCAGGTGGTAAAGCTGTAGCTGTTCATGGAAGAACAAGGCAGCAATTGTATACTGGCAAAGCGAATTGGGATATTATAAAAGAAGTCAAACAATCGGTACAAATCCCAGTAATCGGAAATGGTGATGTGTTTACACCTGAAGATGCAAAACATTTGCTTGATTACACTGGATGTGACGGTGTTATGATTGGTAGAGCAGCGTTAGGAAATCCATGGATGCTTTATCGCACGATTCATTACTTAACGAATGGAGAACTATTGCCTGAACCTGATGTAAATGAAAAAATGCGCATCGCGTTGTTGCATTTAGATCGTTTAGTTGATTTAAAGGGCGAGAATGTTGCTGTAAGAGAAATGCGTAAACATATGGCTTGGTATTTAAAAGGATTACGTGGTTCTGCAAAAGTCAAAGATGAAATTATGTCTGAAACGACAAGAGATGGAATGAAAAATATTTTTAAAAATTTTGTTGAATCTCAACAGCAAAAAAGTGAGAACGTAGATAATAATGTCGTAATTCATTAG
- a CDS encoding helix-turn-helix transcriptional regulator, translating into MEKNRVAQRIRAFRKLKGYTQTELAVKVGISISKLGSIERGSIKPDEKTIQLISEALYIDAEELKSED; encoded by the coding sequence TTGGAAAAGAACCGAGTGGCTCAACGTATTAGAGCTTTCAGAAAATTAAAGGGTTACACTCAAACTGAACTTGCGGTTAAAGTAGGTATTTCAATTAGTAAATTAGGCTCTATTGAACGAGGATCCATTAAACCTGATGAAAAAACAATTCAACTAATATCAGAAGCATTGTACATCGATGCTGAAGAATTAAAAAGTGAAGATTAA
- the folK gene encoding 2-amino-4-hydroxy-6-hydroxymethyldihydropteridine diphosphokinase has product MNEDNRKSIAYIGLGSNIGERETYLKDAVQQLNKSPIKVIGCSNIYETDPVGYTDQNAFLNMVVLVTTTFSPKQLLNQLTVIEKSLLRQRVIHWGPRTIDLDLLLYDNVQINTDQLIVPHPRMNERLFVLIPLLDVIQAEEERQQIQSTVDQLMELESEREGVRLWKRTEWLNVLELSEN; this is encoded by the coding sequence ATGAATGAAGACAATAGGAAGAGTATTGCATATATAGGGTTAGGGTCAAACATAGGTGAGCGAGAAACTTATCTTAAAGATGCGGTACAACAATTAAATAAAAGCCCTATAAAAGTGATAGGATGTTCAAATATATATGAAACTGATCCTGTAGGGTATACAGATCAGAATGCTTTTTTAAATATGGTTGTTTTGGTTACAACCACGTTTTCTCCCAAACAATTACTAAATCAATTAACAGTAATTGAAAAATCATTATTAAGACAAAGAGTAATTCATTGGGGGCCAAGGACCATTGACTTAGATTTATTGTTATATGACAATGTTCAAATAAACACAGACCAACTTATTGTTCCTCATCCACGGATGAATGAAAGGTTGTTTGTACTTATCCCACTCTTGGATGTGATTCAAGCAGAAGAAGAAAGACAACAAATTCAAAGTACAGTGGATCAATTAATGGAACTTGAGAGTGAGAGAGAAGGAGTAAGACTTTGGAAAAGAACCGAGTGGCTCAACGTATTAGAGCTTTCAGAAAATTAA
- the folB gene encoding dihydroneopterin aldolase: protein MDKMIMEKMEFYGYHGVFPEERKLGQKFYIDTTLFFDLQSAGKSDDLNQTINYAEVYDVIKGIVEGRSYQLIEALAENIASIVLKTYTKINEITVKVTKPNPPFDIHFSGVAVEIHRKNV, encoded by the coding sequence TTGGATAAAATGATAATGGAAAAAATGGAGTTTTACGGTTACCATGGGGTTTTTCCTGAAGAAAGGAAATTAGGTCAGAAATTTTACATAGACACTACTCTTTTTTTTGATTTACAATCAGCAGGAAAGAGTGATGATTTAAATCAAACCATTAATTATGCAGAAGTTTACGATGTGATTAAAGGAATTGTGGAAGGACGTTCATATCAACTTATTGAGGCTTTAGCAGAAAATATTGCATCTATAGTGTTGAAAACTTATACTAAGATCAACGAAATTACAGTGAAGGTAACTAAACCTAATCCACCTTTTGATATACACTTTTCAGGTGTTGCTGTTGAAATCCATCGAAAGAACGTGTAA
- the folP gene encoding dihydropteroate synthase, which yields MRQNLFISRSRPHTGFRKLNCKNRSITLGEKTLIMGILNVTPDSFSDGGKYISEETAVERALKMIEEGADIIDVGGESTRPNAETVDVNEELQRVIPIIKVLKDVIQVPISIDTYKAEVAEKALTAGANIVNDVWGLKKDRNMASVIAKHQCPVIIMHNREEKGYDHFIQDVIFDLNESINIAHQAGIKNEQIILDPGIGFAKTLDENLILMNHLSEIVAMGYPVLLGTSRKSMIRNVLDLPSNDVIEGTATTIVYGMMQGCQIVRVHDIKEMKRVATMTDAMLLKSD from the coding sequence ATGAGACAGAATTTATTTATATCTAGATCAAGACCCCACACTGGTTTTCGAAAATTAAATTGTAAGAACCGATCAATAACATTGGGAGAAAAAACGCTAATCATGGGTATCTTAAATGTAACCCCGGATTCTTTTTCTGATGGTGGGAAGTATATAAGTGAAGAAACAGCAGTAGAAAGAGCATTGAAGATGATTGAAGAGGGAGCGGATATCATTGATGTGGGTGGGGAATCTACAAGACCTAACGCCGAGACAGTTGATGTAAATGAAGAATTACAACGAGTCATTCCAATTATAAAAGTACTAAAGGATGTGATTCAAGTTCCCATCTCTATCGATACATACAAAGCTGAGGTTGCTGAGAAAGCCTTAACCGCTGGAGCGAATATTGTGAATGATGTATGGGGTCTAAAAAAAGATAGGAATATGGCTTCTGTTATTGCTAAACATCAATGTCCAGTCATCATCATGCATAATCGAGAGGAAAAAGGATACGATCATTTTATTCAGGACGTTATTTTTGATTTAAATGAAAGCATAAACATTGCTCATCAAGCAGGAATAAAAAATGAGCAGATTATTTTAGACCCAGGCATCGGATTTGCAAAGACTCTTGATGAAAATTTAATCTTAATGAATCATCTAAGTGAAATTGTTGCAATGGGATATCCTGTCTTATTAGGTACATCAAGAAAGTCTATGATTCGAAATGTATTGGATTTACCTTCTAATGATGTTATAGAAGGTACAGCGACTACTATTGTTTATGGAATGATGCAAGGGTGTCAAATCGTTCGTGTCCATGATATTAAAGAAATGAAACGAGTGGCAACGATGACGGATGCAATGTTGTTAAAAAGTGATTGA
- the pabC gene encoding aminodeoxychorismate lyase → MKVSINDTILDEKEAVISIFDHGFLYGMGLFETFRTYQGKPFLIEQHLNRLEKSCKMIGVNWVHDKHRVLQQIEKLLKINQLEDGYIRYTITAGEGHLGLPLDEYSNYNEIIYMKALPVINEDLYQKGKAIQLLNIKRNTPEADIRLKSLHYMNNILAKKEMNETATDKKAEGLFLTAEGYLAEGIVSNVFFVRDQDCYTPSIDTGILPGVTRAYVIEWLEKIGIQVIEGRFLWEDLMTADEIFITNSIQEIVPITALYDLQGEKFNVGSGRVGSKTRDWIEKYRSAIGGYK, encoded by the coding sequence ATGAAAGTTAGTATAAATGATACAATACTTGACGAAAAGGAGGCCGTGATATCTATATTTGATCACGGTTTTCTTTACGGTATGGGTTTATTTGAAACGTTTCGGACTTATCAAGGAAAACCTTTTTTAATAGAACAACATTTAAATCGTTTAGAAAAAAGCTGTAAAATGATTGGTGTGAATTGGGTCCATGACAAACATCGTGTTTTACAACAAATTGAAAAATTGCTTAAAATAAATCAACTAGAAGATGGATATATACGTTATACCATTACAGCAGGAGAGGGCCACTTAGGATTACCTTTAGATGAATATTCCAATTACAATGAGATCATTTATATGAAAGCTCTACCTGTTATAAACGAGGATTTATATCAAAAAGGAAAAGCAATTCAGCTATTAAATATTAAACGAAATACTCCAGAGGCAGACATACGCTTAAAATCACTTCATTATATGAATAATATTTTAGCAAAAAAAGAAATGAATGAAACGGCTACAGATAAAAAAGCAGAGGGACTATTTTTAACTGCTGAAGGGTATTTAGCAGAAGGTATTGTAAGTAATGTTTTTTTCGTTCGTGACCAGGATTGTTACACTCCATCCATAGATACTGGAATTTTACCAGGAGTTACAAGAGCTTATGTAATTGAATGGTTAGAAAAGATAGGCATTCAAGTCATTGAAGGAAGGTTTTTATGGGAGGATTTAATGACTGCTGATGAGATATTTATAACCAATTCTATTCAAGAAATCGTACCAATAACAGCACTATATGATTTACAAGGTGAAAAGTTTAACGTAGGGTCAGGAAGAGTTGGTTCCAAGACAAGGGATTGGATTGAAAAATATAGATCAGCTATAGGAGGATACAAATGA
- the pabA gene encoding aminodeoxychorismate/anthranilate synthase component II: MILVIDNYDSFTYNLVQYLGEIGQEVLVHRNDEIDISKIEQLQPDHILISPGPCTPNEAGVSLSLIDHFKGKIPILGVCLGHQAIGQVFGGEVIKAEQLMHGKTSPIFHDGKTIFEDIPSPYTATRYHSLIVRRESLPDCLEISAETEAGEIMGLRHKEYNIEGVQFHPESIITDHGLQLLNNFISRKNAKREQTNES; this comes from the coding sequence ATGATACTTGTCATTGATAATTATGATTCATTTACTTACAATTTGGTACAGTATTTAGGTGAAATTGGACAAGAGGTTCTTGTTCATAGAAATGATGAAATTGACATTTCAAAAATAGAACAGTTGCAACCTGATCATATTTTAATTTCTCCAGGACCGTGTACACCTAATGAAGCGGGAGTCAGTTTGAGTTTAATTGATCATTTCAAAGGAAAGATCCCTATATTGGGAGTGTGTTTAGGCCATCAAGCGATTGGGCAAGTTTTTGGTGGAGAAGTGATTAAAGCTGAACAACTTATGCATGGTAAAACCTCTCCGATTTTTCATGATGGCAAAACGATATTTGAAGATATTCCATCTCCTTACACAGCAACGAGATATCATTCTTTAATTGTTCGTAGAGAGTCACTACCGGATTGTTTGGAGATTAGTGCTGAAACAGAAGCGGGTGAGATTATGGGATTAAGGCATAAGGAATATAACATCGAAGGGGTACAATTTCACCCTGAGTCAATTATTACAGACCATGGTTTACAACTATTAAACAATTTCATCTCCCGAAAAAATGCAAAGAGAGAACAGACAAATGAAAGTTAG